tcagcCTACTATAACAAAGTGccatagactgggtgacttataaacaacagaaatttatttctcagagttctggaggctgagaagaccAGGCTCAAGGTGCCAGCAGGTTTGGCTTCTGGTGAGGGCCTACTCACTAATTCGTAGACAGCCGACTTTTCATTGTCTCTTCATATAGCCAAAAGGGACAAGGGAATTCTCTGTTGTCTtttcataagggcactaatcccattcaggaGGGCTTGGCCCTCGTGGCCAATCATCCCCCAGAGCAAACACAATCACACTGGGGGAGGGTGTCTGCGTGCATTTGGAGGACATAATCAGTGTATAGGATGTCAGATACTCTGCCAGATACGTTGAGTGGCAGAGCTAGAGTAGAATGTAGGTAATGAGCCCATTTGGGTTGGAATTTCTAAAGAATATAGATCATTTATTCTGATACATGCACAGAGAAGTTTCTAGAAATATATACAGGAGTTTGTAAATCATGGTTTCTTTTGTGGGGGAGGAGAACTAGGAATAAATGGTGgagggatttttttcttaaacagctTTTTGTGTTTTATGCCCTCCCGATTTTTTTCCAAATAGCTAAAACCAAAATTCTGTGGTGATGAGAGTTTACATACCTGTAGTCTGTATGCATTTATGTAGTTAACTGTTCCTTTTGAAATTATAAATAGCTAAATAGTTAATTTTctggtctttttgttgttgtttttatcattatgaaatgttctgtgtgtgctcagttgctcagtcgtggctctttacgaccccacagacggtagcacaccagggtcctctgtccgtgggacttcccaggcaaaaatagtggagtggattgccgtttccctgtccagggggtcttcccgacccagggatcaaacacgtctcctgcattggcaggtggatttttttttttaaccgctgtgccacctgggaagccactatgAAATGTTCTGAGAGctctaaataataaattaatacttAATTCTAAAAACACTGCCTTACCTCTTAAAATTAGTAATGACTAATCTGGTATTTTCACATCTCCTTAGAAGATGCAGTGATGTGATAGGAAAAATAGCATAGGCTTTGGAGTCGTAGAAACCTGGATTTCAAATCCCAACATAATAAAAATTAGCTTTAATTTTAGCCTTAGGAAATTTACTTGAAATAGTGAACTTAAGATAACAGCCCTCTACATttgcctagcgtgctgcgattcatggagtcgcaaagagtcagacacgactgagcgactgaactgaactgaactgaacatttgtaGATTAGGTGAGAAGGTGTAtagtccctcagttcagttcagtcactcagtcgagtccgactcggcagccccatggactgcagcatgccaggcctccctgtccatcaccaactcccagacatgctcaaactcatgtccatcgagttggtgatgccatccaaccatctcatcttctgtcgtccccttttcctctcatcttaaatctttcacagcatcagggccttttccagtgagtcagttcttctcatcaggtggcccaagtattggagttccagctgtATAGTCCCTGGTATATAGTAACTACTCAAAAAACTTTGGAAGTTTCTTCTCTTGGTATCTCTCCCTGTCTCTGAAAGGTAACTTTCAACCTTTGTTGGGTTATCTGCTTCTCTTTTCTGGTACTTAGAAAATCTGCTATTTAGCAATGTTTAGATATGGTATCAGACTCAAGTGACAAATAGCACCAATAAATctgttgagggacttccctggtggtccagtggctaagactccaggcttccagtgAGGAGggcctgaatttgatccctggtgaaggaactagatcccacatgctgcagctgagaGTGTGCAGCCTGCATCTGGagagcctgcctgctgcaactgagacctggtgcagctaaataaatacaaattaaacagATAAAtctgttgggttttctggtttgttttaattttctctggAATTGCAGAGGCTGAGCAGCGTCTTTAGCAGAGTTCATCTCATTGATCACTCTTGTGAATTGTCTGTAATGCTTGACTCACCCCACAAAATATATTTATGGTAATGCGACAAGCAATCCCTTCTTTGTTATAACTATTTTCAGATTGAGTTCACTCAGTGACAGGGACAGTGTTTACTGTACTCTTTGTTTGATAGCTTTTAAAACAATTTGGAGATTACCAGAGAGAAAGAATACCTTGCCTTGCCATTTTGTTCTGTTTCACATTATCAGAAGCTCTTAAAGGACTAGAATTCTGATAGCAGCTAGAGCAACCCACGTTGTTTGGGACCTCAGTGAGTTAGCCCCTGTGGTGCTAAAGAACCAAAGGCCTGACTGAACTGATCACAGCTCTTTGGCCCCTTATCCCCTCCCTGGATTCTAGCACAATGGTCTTCTTTCAGTTCCTTGCAGTTACCGAGATCATTTCTGCCTAAGGGACTTTACCTCTGCTTTAAGactctgccagcaatgcaggagacccgggtttgatccctgggttgggaagatcccctggagaaggaaatggcaacccactccagtattcttgcctgggaaatcccatggacagaggagcctggtgggctacagaccatgggattgcagagtcggagacgactaagcaactaactcCCCTTCTTTCCACAGTTCTTCCTCGTGTGGATTGAATTTGAGGCCTCTTAAAAATTCTGTCAGGAAAAGGTATTGTATTTGTTCTgactagaaatatttattttgttttacttgggATTTATATGGTTTACAAATATCTCTGGATTCTGTTTTCTCACAGACACAGGCAGTGTCAAGAGTTAATACCATAAATAATGGTGGGAGGTTCTTGCTTTTGGCACACTCAACACCTGCAAGCCTTGCCCTGGGGGATGAAGGCCCCACCCACTGTCCCCACAGGCCAGGACGTTTTTTGAAACTATGGAACCTTGGTTTTCTTAGTGATCTGTAAGTTTCTCTTTGGGCTGGAATTAgtactaatttttctttctcttttagcaCCAACAAGATTTGTGATGAAATGGAGCCTGGAACAAACTCTTTTCGAGTAGAATTTCCtgatttttccagcaccattCTGCAAAAACTGAACCAGCAGCGCCAGCAGGGACAATTATGTGATGTGTCCATTGTTGTCCAAGGCCACATTTTCCGAGCACACAAAGCTGTTCTTGCTGCCAGTTCCCCCTACTTTTGTGACCAGGTACTCCTGAAAAACAGCAGGAGGATTGTTTTGCCTGATGTGATGAATCCCAGAGTGTTTGAGAACATTCTCCTGTCAAGTTATACGGGGCGTCTAGTAATGCCTGCTCCAGAAATTGTCAGTTACTTAACAGCAGCAAGCTTCCTCCAGATGTGGCATGTGGTCGACAAATGCACTGAGGTTTTAGAAGGAAACCCTACAGTCCTTTGTCAGAAGCTAAATCATGGCAGTGACCACCAGTCTCCAAGCAGCAGCAATTACAATGGCCTGGTAGAGAGCTTTGAGCTGGGCTCTGGAGGCCACACGGATTTCCCCAAAGCCCAGGAACTGAGAGATGGAGAGAACGAAGAAGAGAGCACCAAAGACGAGCTGTCATCTCAGCTCACCGAGCACGAATACCTTCCCAGTAACTCATCCACAGAGCATGATCGGCTGAGCACGGAGATGGCGAGCCAGGACGGGGAGGAGGGGGCCAGCGACAGTGCCGAGTTTCACTACACCCGGCCCATGTACAGCAAGCCCAGCATAATGGCTCACAAACGCTGGATCCATGTGAAGCCCGAGCGCTTTGAGCAGGCGTGCGAGGGCATGGATGTGCACGCACCCTATGATGAGCACCAGGTCACAGAGTCCATCAACACAGTGCAGACAGAGTACTCAGTCCAGCCCTCAGGGGTAGAGGAAGACTTtcacattggggaaaaaaaagtggaagcagagtTTGACGAACAGGCTGATGAAAGCAATTATGACGAGCAGGTGGATTTCTATGGCTCCTCCATGGAAGAGTTTTCTGGAGAGCGGTCAGATGGGAATCTCATTTGGCACAAACAGGAGGCTGCCCTAGCATCAGGCTACAGTGAGAATATTGAGATGGTAACAGGGATTAAAGAGGAAGCTTCCCACCTAGGATTCTCAGCCACTGACAAGCTGTATCTTTGTCAGTGCGGCAAGAGTTTCACTCACAAAAGTCAGAGAGATCGACACATGAGCATGCACCTCGGGCTCCGGCCTTACGGCTGTGGGGTCTGCGGTAAGAAATTCAAAATGAAGCATCATCTCGTGGGTCACATGAAAATTCACACAGGCATAAAGCCATATGAGTGTAATATCTGTGCAAAGAGATTCATGTGGAGGGACAGTTTCCACAGGCATGTGACTTCTTGTACCAAGTCCTACGAAGCTGCAAAGGCTGAGCAGAATACGACTGAGGCTTGTACCAAGTCCTATGAAGCTGCAAAGGCTGAGCAGAATATGACTGAGGCTTGTACCAAGTCCTACGAAGCTGCAAAGGCTGAGCAGAATACGACTTGAGTGGcaggcacaaaaataaactgtggtaatTATGCAAATCTGGGCACAGATGATGCGTGCTACTTGCTATTATGagagaagcttaaaaaaaaggaagatatttCTGCAAGACCAGTTCTAAGTAGGCCAATTAAAAAATCTAATTCTTCAAATTTGTATGTTCCCGGCCTGGAGTGGCTAAAGGGAATAAGTGCACCCACCTCACACCTGGCAAGGTGAACCTTCAGGCCTCTTGTGAATGAAGCTGGTGGACTAGAGGGTAGAGACACCTGCACTTGGAATTGGACTCCAACCCCCCAGTTCCGTTTCAGGTGGCAGCGGTGTTTGATCAGTCATTATTACAAGGTCATATTGGAATTTTATTTTGCTCTTACTATAGATACTTAGGTAATGTGGGTTTGTTTTGGTAGCTGCTTCACTGAATGAAATGCTCCTTATGTAATAGCTACAAATAATGTGATTTCTAGGATACTAAGTTGATTAACAGCTCTCTTATCTGGTTTTGTTCTTTCTAAAGAGTATTCTAACCAAAACTATGGAGATTATTAAGAGGGTGACattctaagtaaaaaaaaaagtaactcatGGTACCAGCTCCAATGTCTGTAAGATGCCACTGTCACAACGATTTTCAGACTCTTGATAagtcagagttttatattttagtaCTAACATTTAGTTTGAACAGTTGTTTCTAATTGTAATTCTCTAGGGTGCCAGAGATAGGTATTTCTAACTGGTTTGCTGTCCCAAATCCTGTTTGTTTAATTGTAGCATCCACACGGTGGAATCTGCTGTGGCTAGTAGACTTCTAGCCTGCCTTGACTCTGACCACGGTACCATTGGCTGCTCCAGCCCATTCACTCTGTCTTAGATTATGGTGCTTCCTGAAGTGGTCAGTCAATGACCAGTTACTGGGAAGGAGCTGGAAGCCACGGCTGAGAGTTACCTGTGGACTTCAGGAGCCTATAGAGTGCTAGAGCGACACTCCAACTGTCAGAACGGGAGCCGCCAAGTAGCAGAATTTTGAGTGTCAGGTTATGCTTAGGGGGACGAGGGGAACCAATTGCTCAAGAAAAGGGGTTTTGAAAATACACTGGTAGAGATACTCACAGAGGGGTACGTTGAGCTGGTCCTCCCAGCTCTTTAGGAGTGCTGGAATGTGttttaaaagagggaaagaaagagtccTAATTTTAGGAAGTTGTCTGCAAATTCCTGCTCTCATTTAATAGATAAAGCTGCATAAATTTACAAGTCCGTATAGCTatacctaccaaaaaaaaaaaaaaacccaagaaaaGTAGCTATTCTGAGACCTTTTCTGAGGATCAgtcagaagtttgggattaaaaaaGAAGCTTGTTCAGGATGTTTTAAACTGTAACTAACCTGAAGCTGTCACCAGGATTGGGACAGGGTGCTACTGTTATGTTAACTTTTCCGTAAACTT
This DNA window, taken from Bubalus kerabau isolate K-KA32 ecotype Philippines breed swamp buffalo chromosome 11, PCC_UOA_SB_1v2, whole genome shotgun sequence, encodes the following:
- the ZBTB43 gene encoding zinc finger and BTB domain-containing protein 43; translated protein: MEPGTNSFRVEFPDFSSTILQKLNQQRQQGQLCDVSIVVQGHIFRAHKAVLAASSPYFCDQVLLKNSRRIVLPDVMNPRVFENILLSSYTGRLVMPAPEIVSYLTAASFLQMWHVVDKCTEVLEGNPTVLCQKLNHGSDHQSPSSSNYNGLVESFELGSGGHTDFPKAQELRDGENEEESTKDELSSQLTEHEYLPSNSSTEHDRLSTEMASQDGEEGASDSAEFHYTRPMYSKPSIMAHKRWIHVKPERFEQACEGMDVHAPYDEHQVTESINTVQTEYSVQPSGVEEDFHIGEKKVEAEFDEQADESNYDEQVDFYGSSMEEFSGERSDGNLIWHKQEAALASGYSENIEMVTGIKEEASHLGFSATDKLYLCQCGKSFTHKSQRDRHMSMHLGLRPYGCGVCGKKFKMKHHLVGHMKIHTGIKPYECNICAKRFMWRDSFHRHVTSCTKSYEAAKAEQNTTEACTKSYEAAKAEQNMTEACTKSYEAAKAEQNTT